The following is a genomic window from Methanophagales archaeon.
CCGAATATTTATGCCGGGCTAAAATTGGTGTGATTTTGCTTCAGCCGGTATATTATAATAATATAATGGGTATTCCAAATAAGTTATTTGATTGTATGGCAGCAGGAATTCCGGTTATTGCGAGCAACTTCCCGAATATATCTAAAATAGTTAAAGAAGCAGATTGTGGAATATTGATAGACCCAACCAATCCAGAGAAGATTGCCGATGCCATATTATATCTGCTGGAACATCCAGAAGAAGCGAAGAGGATGGGCGAGAACGGGAGAAGAGCAGTGGAAGAGAGATATAACTGGGGGAAGATGGAGGAGAAGTTGCTTGGAGTCTATGAGCGATTGAAATGAAAGTAATAATAAGAGTAAAAGAAATCAGAGGAAACTGCGTTGTATTTAAAGGCGGTGAGAAGATTGTAATAGAAGGACCGGAAATAATCTTAAATGGGACAGATAAGATATGTATACATGCATTGGTCCCCTTACTTCATTATGTAGTGGCGATCAGAGAGGGAGTAGACCCCGTCAAACTTGGGCTTGCTAAAGCGGGAAACAAAGCATACGTGCAGTGTATGGATCCAGGAGAGCCGTATACAAATGGCGGAACTGTTATATTTGAAATGGAGGTGACAGAATGAGAAAAATTTGTGTAGCAGGTTTGGGTTACATTGGACTGCCAACAGCATTATTGTTTGCAGTTAGTGGCTATGAAGTCGTTGGAGTGGATATCAAAAGAAGTATAATAGAAAAAGTAAATCAAAAGGTTATGCCATTTGACGAGAAAGGTTTACAGGAGCTTTTAATTAAAGCGATTGATTCACACAGGTTCAGAGCATCAACAACGCCAGAAAAGGCGGATGTTTTTATCATTGCTGTTCCAACACCCTTTGATAAAAAGAACAGGATGGCAGACTTGAGTTATGTGATAGAAGCCACGAAATCCATCGCTTCATTACTTGAGAAAGGAAATCTTGTGATAATCGAGTCAACGGTTCCACCAGGGGTATGTGAAAAATGTATAATTCCTATTTTAGAAGAGAATTGTAATACGGGAAAAGTAGGACTTAAAGCAAAGGAAGATTTTTTTGTCGCTCATTGTCCGGAGAGAGCGATACCAGGAAATACCCTTTACGAGATGATGAATAACGACCGTATAATAGGAGGAATAGATGAAAAGTCATCAGAACTGGCAAGAGAGTTATATGAGAGTTTTGTAACAGGTAATGTTTATGTTACGTCCATCAGAACCGCTGAGATGGTCAAACTCATGGAGAATACATATCGAGATATAAACATCGCACTTGCGAACGAATTTGCGCAGATAGCCGAGGAAGCGGGAATAGACGTTTGGGAAGCGATAGAGCTTGCAAATAAGCATCCTCGTGTGAACATTTTAAAACCAGGACCTGGTGTTGGCGGGCATTGTATCGCCGTGGACCCCTGGTTCCTTACTGAAGATAGCACAAAAAGTCGTATAATCTCTCTTGCGAGGGAGATCAATGATGGTATGCCTGTATATGTTTTGCATATTCTCAAAGATATGCTTAATAAACTCAAAAAAGAAAATCTGACCATTACTATTACTATATTTGGGGTTGCTTATAAAGGCAATGTAAGTGATACCAGGGAGACACCGGCATTAAAGTTTATACGACTTGCAGAAAAGGAAGGATATAAAGTGAAGATATATGACCCACATGTAAAAGATGGAGATTTTGAATATCCGATCCTACCCCTGGAAGATGCTGTTCAGGACAGTGATTGCATCGTTGTCATAGCGGACCATAGCGAGTTCAAATCGCTATCGCCTGATGAGATAGGAAAGTTGATGAGAACCAGAAAAATTTTTGACACAAGAAACTGCCTTGACCGTGAAAAATGGAAGGAGGCTGGTTTCGAGGTTAAGATTTTAGGGTGTTTAGGGTGTTAAAGTTAAAATGATATCCATAATCCTGGGGACACGTCCAGAGATCATAAAGATGTCGCCGATAATAAGAGAATGCGAAAGACAGGATATTGACTATTTTATCTTGCATACCGGACAGCATTACTCTTATAAATTAGACAAGATCTTTTTTGAGGAGCTTGAACTGCCCGAACCAGAATATCATTTAGAAGTAGGTTCAGGGACACATGCAGAAGAAACGGGAAAGATGTTGATTGGAATAGAGAAGATTTTAATAAAAGAGCGTCCCGATGTCGTTTTAGTCGAAGGAGATACAAATACGGTGCTTGCAGGTGCGTTGGCTGCCTCTAAATTGCACATAAAAGTAGGGCATGTCGAAGCGGGCTTAAGAAGTTATGATAGAAGAATGCCAGAGGAAACAAATCGGGTCTTAACAGATCATGTTTCCGACTATTTGTTCGCACCTACAGAAGTTTCAAAGGAGAATTTGCTGAGAGAAGGAATAATTGATGGTGTCTATGTTGTTGGAAACACGGTCGTTGATGCTACGTGTCAGAACCTAGAAATAGCAATGAAGAGTTCAAACATTTTAAATGAGCTTAATTTGAAAGCGCTGGATTATTTTTTGATTACGCTACACAGGGCGGAGAATGTAGATGACAAAGATAGATTAAAAGAGATATTAATTGCTTTTAACCGGTTATCAGAGACATACGAGATTCCATTGATATTTCCAATTCATCCGAGGACAAGAAAAATGATTGATAGATTTGGATTAGGATCAATGCTGGATTGTACCGAGATCATTGAACCGGTTGGTTATCTGGATTTTTTGATTCTGGAGAAGAATGCAAGATTGATATTAACGGATTCTGGAGGTGTTCAGGAAGAGGCATGTATATTAAATGTGCCATGTGTAACCTTGAGGGATAATACAGAGAGACCGGAGACTGTGGAGGTGGGTAAGAATGTTCTGGCGGGAGCTGAGTCTGAGAATATTACGAGATGTGTCGATGAGATTCTGAACAGGAGGTTATCTGATGCAAATCCGTTTGGAGATGGAAGAACGGGGGAGAGGATTATGGGGATAATAAAATGATCAAGAAGGGGTTAGCACTGCTCGATTCCTGGGTGGATAGAAATGGCTATGAAGGATATGACCCTTATGATATTTTAAGTATCAAAGTTTTCAGGATATTTCAAAAGAACAGATATACCACATTTGGATTGAAAATGCTTCTGGATATATTTCCTTTTGGCTTCAGAAGGCTTTTTCGTATTCAGAAGGGGATTAACCCGAAGGCAATGGCACTTTTTGCAAATAGTTACCTTAACCTTTACGGAGTATTTAGAGATGAGAAGTATAAAGATAAGGCAGTATTCTGTTTGAACTGGCTTATCGAGAACCCGAGTAAAGGATATTCGGGCTACTGCTGGGGTTATCCATTTGACTGGCAATCCCGTGTATTTATTCCAAAAGGTACACCATCTTGTGTCGTTACTTCAATAGCAGCACATGCATTCCTGGATGCTTATGAGATCTTAAGTGATGAGAAGTATTTGGAAATTGCAAAAAGTTGCTGTGAGTTTATACTTCGCGATTTGAATATAGATGAAGTTGATGGGAATAGAATATGTTTCAGTTACACACCTGTTGATAATTTTCATGTGCATAATGCCAATCTGTTCTGTGCATCTATTTTGTACAGGATTGGGGATATAAAAGGTGATGAGATATACAAGAGAATGGCAAAAAAGGCGGTGAATTATACTATAAGTGAGCAGAACGAAGATGGATCATGGTACTATTTTGGATATCCCGAAACAGTACGTGGCGCAATTGATAATTATCACACCGGGTTTATCTTGCGAAACCTCTTCCGTGTATATAAAATCACAAAGGAAGAGGAGCTAATGAGGTGTGTTTACAAAGGGCTTGGGTTTTATATCGAGAACCTATTTGAGGACCAAATACCGAAGTTTCATCATAATATCATATATCCGATTGATATACATGCATGTGCAGAGTCTATTTTATGTTTATCCATCCTGAGTGAAATATATCCGAAAGCGATGGAAATGGCAGAAAATGTAGCGGTCTGGACGATAGAGAATATGCAATCAACGGATGGATACTTCTATTACCGAAAATATCGTTTGTATACGTCAAAGATACCTTATATGCGGTGGGGGCAGGCGTGGATGCTGTACGCACTCTCGGAACTGGTAAAGAGGCGTGAAGAGGGATAAACAGAATGACCAGGATGAGTGAATTCTTTGATAATTACTACAGGGAAGGTGGCTGGTAGCTCGATGATTTCGGAACCGCGGCGTACTGGAAACGAGTTGAATACTTATCCGAATTGATAAAATCGGGTAGTAAAAACATACGGATATTGGACCTCGGTTGTGGAAAAGGGGAGGTGAGCAGATATATATCAGAAGAGAACTCTGTGTATGGGCTTGATATATCAAAGATTGCATTGAAAGAAGGCAAAGCGGTATATGGACGCTGCTGTTGTGGGAGATGCAGAAAAGCTGCCTTTTAAGGATCAAGTATTTGATTTAGTTCAGTTTTCGGAGTCCATATATTATTTGGATGACCCGATTGTATCGTTAAAAGAGATTCGGCGTGTGCTAAAACCCGAAGGAGTTCTGGTTCTGACGTGCGGTACTGCAAATGCACCATCACTGTGGCCAATGTTATTATTGTTGAAGATACTTAATCGCACGATTCGGATACACACCTCGAATGGGTCATACTGGAAGACAGAACGATATACCACGCTAAAATTGAGAAAGATTTTAATGTCTGCGGGATTTCGGATTGAGAAACAGATTGGCTACTTCTTCTATATTCCATTTCTTAAAAGGGAAAGATTTATTCCACTAATGATAAAGCTTGGAGAGTTCTTACCGAAGTTTTCAAGCTATGTCTTCTTCTTTGCGAAACCAGAAAATAAGGAGGGTTGAGTAGATGAAAGTAAAGAGCGAAGAAGAGGAGAGAAGAAGTGCAGCATAATGTTCAGAACCTTTGATGTGGTGGGGAAATTATTAAAAATGTTTGGAATGCTTAGATATGTTTATCTGAACATAAAGGTCTTCAGGAGAACCAGATGACGAAGATACTGATAACAATAGACGTAGAAAGCAGCAAAGAAGTACGGGATGGAGTAATGCACCATCTACACTATAAAGAGGACATAGAAACGCCATGCAAAAGGATAATTAAGATAGCAGACAGATACGGTGCAAAGATAACATTCATGGTGCCGCTGAGTGAGATTTGGGCTGACCATAAGGAAATTGTAGAGCTGATGAGCCTGATGATAAAAAATCATGACATACAGGTGCACCTTCACAGACCAACACCGTTGTTGACCGAAAAGGAGCTCACAGAGATTTTGAAAAGTGAGGTTGATATGATTGAAGAGTTCACAGGTATCAGACCAGTCGCTATTCGAGCAGGTGGCTATAATGTAGGGAAGGGCGGAAAATGGATACGGTCTATATTGAATGCCGGACTCAGGATTGATTGCAGCGTGTGGCCCGGTGTCAGCACGATAAAATCAAAGAGGGTAAGGGATAGAGCAGTTAGAAACGAAGAGAGATACTGGGGTAAAGGAGCATTGTATTTCGATTTCAGAGGTGCACCGATGTTCGGACCGTACAGGGTGAGCGATGATAATATCGCAAGAATAGGCAATACAAAGCTGTTGGAAATTCCCATTACGGTATCCAGGTATGAAGAAGTAAATCCATGGAAGTATCGGTTTGACCCAAAGAACCAAAATATGGTGCAATTAAAAAATACCGTTTTAAAGCATTCTGATAAAGAATATACTTGAGATGTTCTGGCATTCGAAGCGCGTAATATTTAAAGGTGTGGATGTATCATGGATATATATGCGGCGATTTGGAGGGATATTGAAGTTTCTTGCGAGGAAGGGCGCTGAGTTTGTGACGATGAGCGATGTGGGGGAAGGTTATCGAGAGTGGTGAGATATTTATTGAGGGGGAACTAAGATATGAATAACGGAGCTTGTGATATAGAAAATAGCATTATAACCAAAGTATGTGTGATTGCATTCAGCAATTTTTCCCTTTCTGTAGATGGAAGTAAGTACAGAATTGCAAAATCGCTCGTAGATGCGGGATATGACGTTACGGTGCTTGCTATAAAAGATGCTAAGACAAAAAGTAGAGAGATTATAGATGGTATCAAAGTGTCGCGGATTGATGGTAAAAACTGACCAATAAAGTTCTTAAAATTCCTGTTTTCTGCATTGAAGCAGAAACCTGATATTTATCATTCGTTTGATTTGAAAACGCTTCCGTTAGCATATTTTGTATCAAGAATTAACAGGTCTAAACTTATCTACGATTCAAGGGAGTTGTATGTGGAATCCATGCGAGACAAAGAGCTGCCAAAAGTTTATAAAAGAATTATGACGAGTGTTGAACGTTTCTTGATTAAAAGGGTGGATGGTATTATCGTTGTAAGTGACTCGATAGCAGATATATTGGTTAAGCGGTATGGAATCGAAAGACCAACGGTTATTTTCAATTGTGCTCCTTACAAAGAATATAGAAAAACAACAATTATTAGAGATTTGCTGAATATCAAAGATGATAAACGAATTGTTCTGTATCAGGGGATAATTTCACGTGGCAGGGGGTTAGAGAATCTTGTGAGCGCAGCGAGATACGGGGATGATGCGGTTGTCGTCCTGATAGGCGATGGGAATCTAAAAGGAGAACTGATAAGAAAGGTAAAAGAAGAAGATTTGGAGGAGAAGGTTAAATTTATAGATGCGGTTCCTTATAAAGAGCTATTGGATTACACGATGTCTGCTGATTTGGGTGTGCATCCGATTCAAAATACATGTTTGAATCATTATTATTGTGCACCAAACAAGCTCTTTGAATATCTGATGGGCGGGCTCCCGGTTGCTGTGAGCAATTTTCCTGATATGCGGAGGATAGTAGAAAATGAGGGTGTTGGGGAAACGTTTGATCCGGAGGATCCGAAAGATATTGCAAGGGTGATAAATAATATATTAAATGATGAGGAGAAATATAATATAATGAGTAGGAATGCGTTGAAGCTCGCGAGGGAAAGGTATAACTGGGAGAAGGAATCAAGGAAGATGCTGGAGTTTTATGAAAGAACGAGAACCGCAAAGACTTAAAAGGCGATAAAAGTGAATAAGAATAAAAAACCACAACCTGACGTGTAGAACAACACTTGGAAGAATGTGAAAAATATTGTGATAAATTATGCTAATCGAGGAATTTTTAACGAAATTCTTAAATATGTGAATTTTGCAAACAAAGAAGTAATTGAACATGATTGTGGAACTGGTCGTTTATCATATCTGGCATATAAACAAGGAGCCAAAAAAGTAATCCTTGTTGATTTTTCTGATAAAGCATTAGATTTGGCTAAAAAGCTATTTAAAGGCATACATTCTATCGAATTTTAGAAGAAGAATATTTTAGAAATAGAAGAAAAAGAAGTGGCAGATATAGCGTTTTCCAGTGGTGTTGTTGAACATTTCAAAGGTAAAAATATGCTAAAAGCAGCGGTACAATCTCACAAAGATTTAATCCAAAATGGTGGAAAGGTGATTATTGTTGTTCCATACAGCACAAAAGAAACACAAAACGCAGTAAATCATTAAAAAATATAAAGCGATATGGATTTCAGCGACCTCTATCTGAAAAAGAGATGCTTGAACTTTTTAGCGAAGTGGGGCTGGAAGTAGTTGTTATGAAGGGATTTCAGTTTTCTTATTCGTTTGCTTGGTTAGCTACCATTTTAAACATTTTAAACAATAGATTTCAGATATATTTGCCTCTTACTTTTTTAGATAAATGGGGGGGTTATTGTTGGCAATAGGTCAAAAGGAATCTTCAAAAGTAGATGACAAACTTCCTGCTAATAGGTGAAAATATTATGAATAGCGTTACGATGTTCACATAGTTTAAACCAGTATAAAAATATAAACACAAAGCAGTATGGACTAAATGGAGGAATATAAATGAAGACTGCAATCATAGGAGCGGGCTTATCAGGATTATGTGCCGGATATGAACTATCAAAGAGAGGGATAGATATAGCTATTTTTGAAAGCAAGAACATAGGGGGATTAGCATCCAGTTATCATGTAAACGACTATCATATCGAGAAATATTACCATCACATATTCAGATCGGATGAAACAATTTTGAAATTAACCGATGAGCTGGGATTAAATAACAAATTGGAATGGTTAAAAGGCACCACGGGATATTACATCAATGGAAAGATATATCCGTTGAACACGCCAAAGGAAATATTGCAATACCCCTATCTGTCGCTTTTTGACAAGGTAAAACTTGCATTACTTGTTTTACGCTCGAAGAGAAAAAACATAGAGGATTTAGATAATATTACTGCAAAGGATTTGATTCTAAATACTGCTGGTAAGTCTGTTTATAATAATTTCTTTGAACCGTTACTGAAAAGCAAATTTGGAGACGAAAAAGATAATGTCTCTGCATCTTGGCTTTTATCTCGCATTAAAATCAGGTCAGACCGGTCTTTAAGTGGAGAGCGACTTGGATACATGAGGGGTGGGTTTTATTCATTAATCGAGGCTATTTTAAAAGGAATAGCGGATAAGGGTGGAGAAATAAATAAAAAGGCGGTAAATAAGATAATTACCAAAAATAATGAAGTAAAAGGAATAGAAGTTGATAATAAATTTATTGGCTGTGATAATGTTATATCTACAATATCTCCAATGGCTTTAAACGAAGTGATTGATATGCCAATGAGAACTGAGATAAAATACCAGGGAACTGCCTGTGCGCTCTTCGCTCTAAAAGAAAGATTGATGGATGACATATACTGGCTGAATATAAAGGCAGATGTTCCATTTGGTGCTGTAATTGAACACACGAACTTTGCTCCATCGAATAACTACGGAGAACACCTCATTTATATTACTTCTTATTTCCAAGATTTGAACGATCCGCTATGGAGAATGAGCGAAGAAGAAGTGATAAAAATGTATTT
Proteins encoded in this region:
- a CDS encoding TIGR04076 family protein; the encoded protein is MKVIIRVKEIRGNCVVFKGGEKIVIEGPEIILNGTDKICIHALVPLLHYVVAIREGVDPVKLGLAKAGNKAYVQCMDPGEPYTNGGTVIFEMEVTE
- a CDS encoding nucleotide sugar dehydrogenase, whose protein sequence is MRKICVAGLGYIGLPTALLFAVSGYEVVGVDIKRSIIEKVNQKVMPFDEKGLQELLIKAIDSHRFRASTTPEKADVFIIAVPTPFDKKNRMADLSYVIEATKSIASLLEKGNLVIIESTVPPGVCEKCIIPILEENCNTGKVGLKAKEDFFVAHCPERAIPGNTLYEMMNNDRIIGGIDEKSSELARELYESFVTGNVYVTSIRTAEMVKLMENTYRDINIALANEFAQIAEEAGIDVWEAIELANKHPRVNILKPGPGVGGHCIAVDPWFLTEDSTKSRIISLAREINDGMPVYVLHILKDMLNKLKKENLTITITIFGVAYKGNVSDTRETPALKFIRLAEKEGYKVKIYDPHVKDGDFEYPILPLEDAVQDSDCIVVIADHSEFKSLSPDEIGKLMRTRKIFDTRNCLDREKWKEAGFEVKILGCLGC
- the wecB gene encoding UDP-N-acetylglucosamine 2-epimerase (non-hydrolyzing), translated to MISIILGTRPEIIKMSPIIRECERQDIDYFILHTGQHYSYKLDKIFFEELELPEPEYHLEVGSGTHAEETGKMLIGIEKILIKERPDVVLVEGDTNTVLAGALAASKLHIKVGHVEAGLRSYDRRMPEETNRVLTDHVSDYLFAPTEVSKENLLREGIIDGVYVVGNTVVDATCQNLEIAMKSSNILNELNLKALDYFLITLHRAENVDDKDRLKEILIAFNRLSETYEIPLIFPIHPRTRKMIDRFGLGSMLDCTEIIEPVGYLDFLILEKNARLILTDSGGVQEEACILNVPCVTLRDNTERPETVEVGKNVLAGAESENITRCVDEILNRRLSDANPFGDGRTGERIMGIIK
- a CDS encoding class I SAM-dependent methyltransferase, with product MIKSGSKNIRILDLGCGKGEVSRYISEENSVYGLDISKIALKEGKAVYGRCCCGRCRKAAF
- a CDS encoding class I SAM-dependent methyltransferase is translated as MGDAEKLPFKDQVFDLVQFSESIYYLDDPIVSLKEIRRVLKPEGVLVLTCGTANAPSLWPMLLLLKILNRTIRIHTSNGSYWKTERYTTLKLRKILMSAGFRIEKQIGYFFYIPFLKRERFIPLMIKLGEFLPKFSSYVFFFAKPENKEG
- a CDS encoding glycosyltransferase family 4 protein — its product is MKQKPDIYHSFDLKTLPLAYFVSRINRSKLIYDSRELYVESMRDKELPKVYKRIMTSVERFLIKRVDGIIVVSDSIADILVKRYGIERPTVIFNCAPYKEYRKTTIIRDLLNIKDDKRIVLYQGIISRGRGLENLVSAARYGDDAVVVLIGDGNLKGELIRKVKEEDLEEKVKFIDAVPYKELLDYTMSADLGVHPIQNTCLNHYYCAPNKLFEYLMGGLPVAVSNFPDMRRIVENEGVGETFDPEDPKDIARVINNILNDEEKYNIMSRNALKLARERYNWEKESRKMLEFYERTRTAKT
- a CDS encoding class I SAM-dependent methyltransferase, which encodes MKNIVINYANRGIFNEILKYVNFANKEVIEHDCGTGRLSYLAYKQGAKKVILVDFSDKALDLAKKLFKGIHSIEF
- a CDS encoding NAD(P)/FAD-dependent oxidoreductase is translated as MKTAIIGAGLSGLCAGYELSKRGIDIAIFESKNIGGLASSYHVNDYHIEKYYHHIFRSDETILKLTDELGLNNKLEWLKGTTGYYINGKIYPLNTPKEILQYPYLSLFDKVKLALLVLRSKRKNIEDLDNITAKDLILNTAGKSVYNNFFEPLLKSKFGDEKDNVSASWLLSRIKIRSDRSLSGERLGYMRGGFYSLIEAILKGIADKGGEINKKAVNKIITKNNEVKGIEVDNKFIGCDNVISTISPMALNEVIDMPMRTEIKYQGTACALFALKERLMDDIYWLNIKADVPFGAVIEHTNFAPSNNYGEHLIYITSYFQDLNDPLWRMSEEEVIKMYLNGLKKLFPSFDERAIKWWRLVRDMDTAPIFETGFKNKVLPYKTKIKGLYLAGMFSPPNYPERSMNGSIRAGLECAEKILGGESHENRKSQ